The genomic stretch AAAGtactttaaaaaaggaaattaaggTGGGCTGAGATTAAAAGtaaaagaggacaaaaaagaGCATGAAAGCACCAAAGATTTAAGGCATGTTAAATTATAGATtatataaaagacaaaacacgTCGTTTTCAAAATACTAGAACCTTAAATACAAAAATCAGCTCTCATGTGCCAGATTCCAccacaaattaaacatttttaaccatTTACACAAAGCCTTCTGGGTGATGGCAAAATTCATATAAGATGGTGTAAAGGTTTTCACCCTGAGTATGACAAAAACAATCCCTCTCCTCTCAAAAGAGGGCCACTGAGACCATTagcaagtgcttgctcatgcaCCTGCTGTATCCTACATTCACCACATCACCTACAAAGGCTCTTAATTTTACTAAATTAAATGACGCCTACCATTGAGCAACAGCACAGGACAAAAATAGATacatcagaaatgttttaacaaaaacagcaacacaagaAAGGCAAGCCCACAATCACAATAGTCAACCATATGTCAGTGCTTTTACACCCGTCACTAAGCTTCATCAGCATCCTGATTGCCCTTTACATTGTTCTCTTATTTCTATACATAAATCTCCAACAGCATGCCTCCTCTGCACACGATTCCAGCCTTAAAGGGGAAAGAAATGAGAGAAgtaattcaaatgtatttgggagagggagggggccTGACGAAGGGTTCCCTGGATAGAGGCCTTGCTGGTCACCAACTCACCCATCTTTTCTCTTCGCCTTGTATACATGACCGTAGGTGCCTCTTCCCACTTTGCATCCTTCGTACTCGAACAGGTCCTCGACACGCTCTCTTTCGCCGGTCAGCTTCACTTTAAAATCATAGTCCATTTTCACCAATGTTTGGGCTAAATGTATCCGctccttcctttttttaaagCGTCGCTTGGGAGGCAACTAGGCTACTCCAACGAGCTCGGTTTGGTAAATCGGCTAGTTGCCTTCCCCAGCGTGGCCCTTTCTTCCTTCAGCCCAGCTTCCACATCGAGTTTCCGGGTTAAAATGTTTGTGCCGGAGGGGATGTGCGGTGCTGGGAGATAGTCCAGGTGGAAAACGAGCCCGAAATATATTCCTTTCTCTTGTTGCTGCGTTTCTCTCAGCCGGTATCTGCTCCAAAGAGACGCACTTCACTCGGTAACGACGGCGTATTCGCGCACGGCACTGTCGTAAAACGTCGTGAAGACCAGcccaacagagagaaagagctgaagaaaatggGTATACAGATTACACCCTTACACCACATGGGAATTCACACTCGTAAAAATTAGAGCTTATGTATAATGATATTCAATCATAACAACcatatgataaaaaaacaaacatattttgtcatagTACATCAATGCTATGATACAAGTGCATAAAGAGATATCTGCATTTTATATCTTTTGTCTATAACATCAGTATAACAGAAAATATGAATCCATTTGTTTTGAATTCAAGGGAAAAGAAGATTATATCTTGCTCCGCATAATATAATAAGTACATTATTCCTAAAAGTATGATACCATTTAGAAATAGTTTATTTGCACATACTAGTATGCTGGAGTATTACTATATAGTAATTTTTCATTGGGCAATATTTAATGATAGAATGGCCACATGGTCAACAAAACAGTGGTAGGTATGACTGAGGTATGAATACTTGAATAATCATCAAACAATAATCATGAACACTAACAAAAACACCAAGACGTTTTTTAAcgacaacaaaacattttattattgttcttttttgCCATAGGCTACACTTTATCATTGTATATGGTGATGCTCTGGTGAAAGCCTATACCTAAATACActatataatacaccataatgcTGAGTTATATATTGTGATATCACTACATCACTACTTTATGTTGGAGGTCACTGACAAGCCTGTTTAAGGATTTGGTTTCAGACATGAACTCATCAGTTTGGGTGATAAAGAACTCAAATCTTTTACTCATGGaaaagtagcaatgccacaatgaaaaatattgccttaaaaataaatgtcatgcattgaaaatgttaaaaacaaataaaaaaattaaatgtataaaaaatatttttaatgtgaatGTTATTTAAGACTTAAATAAAGATACATTTATGTTGTAGATGGTCTATTATACTCCATAATGTAGCAGCATCACATGTTTAAAACTGCATTGAGTAAAAACTGCACTATTCAAATTCAAGAAATTCAAAGTATAGTTTCACAAAGTTGAATAAATTACTTTGTTGTGCACCTCTGGCACTCAGTGTACCCATATTTGGACAACAAACTTTGAGATGTTTTACAGATGTTGTGTTACCTAGGAACCAATGTAGCCAGGGAGGTTGTTTTTGACGGACGGTGTATTGTAGCACCACTGGTCCCATCTTGGTttgagagagaagggagagcaAAGCAAACCGTCCATATTACCGCTGCTTTGTCAGGTAGTAAATTCCTTTTAATGTCATTGTCATCTCTTATAAAATTATGCTAGGATTAAGTGTTAAGTTCCGTATACATTAACTGCTTCATAAAactgtttgtcacatttatatCTCCTGAGATATTCAGCCTCACAGCTCGCTGGCGAGTCAGCTAACACTTGTGTCGATGGACTGCTATTCGCTAACGTTAGATGTGCTAATTTGCTAGTGCTCGGTTAGCAACTAAAGCGTTGCGCATTCAAAATGACACTTCGCATCCTTGAATGGTCCACAAAACTGAATGTTGTGTTTGGGCGGCAACGCAATTAATCATTACCAGGCATTAACATCTCGATTATCTAATTATGCAATAAAGCTGACAAGATTCTTTGTCTTTCCTTCTTTGCCCTGCGTTTACATGGAGGAGACCTCCGTTTAGTTTTTCATGGCCCGCCTTTGTAGAGCAGTGATTGGACGCTTGGCGTGTCCGTCATTAACACTAGGCCGATGATTGGTGGCTAACCAGGATGACAACGCCAGTTTTGTTGCTTTATTCCCCTGCCTTCAACATGGCCTTCCGTAGCTGCTGTTGTAACTTGGCTAATATTAGCTCAAATGAAAACTACGTTGTTATTAGCATGTCTATTGGCTATTCCTTACAGTGAATGAATTGAGTCTTTATCCACATGTTAAATTAGATGAACATACGGCGTTAGTCTTCGGGCTAAACGTTAGCAACGTTAGCAAGATTACTGTAGCCTTACTCAGTGTCTTGCTGGTGGAGTCTTTCGATAGAAAATGGATGGCGTTGTCTTAACTGTCGTCTATGCCTAGAGATTAGTCACTGTAAAGCTAAGGTAATCGAACAACTCTAACTTGCattgcatttttgtttcattttctaatACAACCCAGGAAGTGCATGATACATacattaatacatatatataaatgtacatatgtatgtgtgtgtgtgtgtgtgtgtatatatatatatatatatatatatatatatgatagcTGAGTAAAACGTTTGTTCTGTATCTTTCCTAAACAGAATCAAATAGCCATTAGCTTGTTTTGTTCATGAGCAACATATTGTAATGACATATGAGCATGTCTACTTGAACAGTGGAGTTGCAGAGGCTCTGTTTGACTTCAGcccttattttattatttttaatgctAAATGTAAAGCTGTAGATCACATTCCACCCCTGACTGAGACCCTCACTCATCTGTCTGCCAGCACTTTTTATGGTGATGGACCCTCCTGGTGGGGGAGACGAACGGCGGAGGCAGGCAGAGCGTCTTCGGCGGGAGGAGGCATACTATCACTTCATTAATGAATTGAGTGAAGAGGAGTATCGCCTAATGAGAGACAGCAACCTGCTTGGCACCCCTGGTGAGGAGAGAAACATTCTGCTATGTTAACGCACTGATTGGGATTGCCAATGTAGCCTTACGTCACATATATTTTAAGCATAAGTTTACAGAGTACACATTGTGTCACAATGTATGATATCGATAATCTGCTCTCAGTACAGGAGCAGGGATAGTTCTTCTTGACCCACTGCTGCTGTTCATATGTTTCACAGGAGAAGTGACTGCTGAGGAGCTCCGGCAGCGTCTTGATGGTGCAAAAGAGCGCATGTCATCTCAGCCCCGTACTGAGCAGCGCTCACAGACTGCTGATTCCGGAGAACAGCAGGGCAGCAGCggtgagggagaagagagaggggcCGGAGGGAGACGAGGGGCAGGTAGGGTAGAGGGGGAGGGACTTGCCTCTATCTGATCTTTTCAAATCTGGCTTTCAATAGTCATGATGCCATATGTCTTGGGTTAAGTCGCTATCAATCTCGGAACCCTTCGCCTATCGTCTGATgacgatttagcctctgggggcaacggCCAATGTTTCGGTGTAGCCAGtggataataataatgcatatcATTAGCAGTCTCGGAAACCCATTGGCTATCATCTGACgatgatttgaatgcagataaagtttttaaaaagctaatctctagggttccaAGATtgataaaaatctaaattcGGCCAATGCGTTTcacctcttttgctctccacacgtactgtttacctgcatgtaaagcccgctcaaacgtgatttgtcaatactactcggaccACAAATGGAAACCAAAATGCTtcgataccaaaatcttgtcccttgcttgcatattctgcattcatatgtagatatctgtttatagagattaagACACTTGATTACTGAAGAAGCCAAAAAACATCACataataatacaacactgtTTTAAGACTGGACTTCAAGAACTGTAAAACAGACGATGGCTTTCATCATAAATTCTGTGAAACTGGATTATTACGAAGCACTTACCAAGTGCTCctgaaacatttttcatacatatacaaatatcgataaatattttattttagtttgacATCAGCTTTGGCGAGGCTTAAACAAGGTTGCAACACAGATTGTTCGACTGTGAGTCTGGTTTAGCCTGGCAGTAAATGCAGTAGACGTACTGTTCTTGAGTAAGGTATGAAACAGACTGGCTGAAACTGTCGGTGTTGTAATAGGGTTTTCCTGTACAAAAGCATAGATTTTTGGGGTGAATACATGTTAGTTTACAGTCTTAcccatatttgttttttacaggGGGCACAGAGCCCGGAGCAGAAACTTCTAATGGTGACTCATTACTGGAGTGGCTGAACACTTTCAGACGCACTGGTAATGCTACTCGCAGTGGGCAGAGTGGCAACCAGACATGGCGTGCTGTCAGCCGGACCAACCCTAACAGCGGAGAATTCCGCTTCAGCCTGGAAATCAACATCAACCATGATCAGCCAGAGCCGGGGGAGCATAATGACACTGCGGACACTGCAGAGCTGCCAGTGACTGCCCCAAACACAACTTCACCCTCTATACGCACCGCCTCCTCCTTCTCCAACCCCCGCCCTTCAGCCACGCCCAGGCCAACCCCATACCCCACCCCCCGCCCAGCCCTCAGTAGGAGGATGCAGACACGGCGTACACGCAGCAGCACTACCACTCTTTCTATGAGCCCCCCTGCACTTCCTGCACCAGTGACCACCCCAGCTGCTGCTCAGAGGAGAGGTGCCACTTTGCACTCTTTAGCACCAGCTCCCACTTTTCCCAACCCTCCTCTTGATCAAACTACAACTTCGCAACATCAAGCCCTGAATGCTGAAGTAGAGCAGGGCAGTGATGATATGTCTGCTTCTATAGACTGTCCCCGTGTGTCACCCCAATCTGGGTCTCAGGCCCCAGCAGTGGGACATGAATCACGTGGCAGTAGGACTCGATCACGTGGCCGTGCACGCAGGGCTGCAGCGGGGGGTGGGGTTTCATCCCGCTTGTCAAGGCGAAGCCGTTCCCCCTTGCACAGAATACCTGTTGCCAGTACCACTCCACCATCAAGCAGTGGTGTCAGTGGCTCTAGCATCCACACCGTTGAGCCAGGCAGTGGCACAAGctctgtttccatggaaacaggGGAGGCTGTGGCAGAACCTGCAGCTCTTACAGAGCCAGCTGCCGAAACAGGAGAACGCGAGAGTGAATCGCATGTAATAGGAGCAGGAAGTTCAGCAGTGCGACGGCACCCAACCATCATGTTGGACCTGCAAGTGAGAAGGATTCGACCTGGTGAAAACCGTGATCGGGACAGCATCGCCAGCAGAACGCGCTCTCGTGCCCGCGTTGCTGAGAATACTGTCACATTTGAAAGTGACAGTGGTGGATTTAGACGCACCATCTCCCGCTCTGAGCGAGCTGGGATCCGCACCTATGTGAGCACTATCCGGATTCCACTAAGGCGCATCAGTGAGACAGGCCTTGGGGAGCCCAACTCCACTGCCCTGCGCTCCATCTTGCGCCAGATCATGACCGGATTTGGGGAGCTGAGCTCCCTAATGGAGACAGAGGCTGATTCTGAAACTGTTGCACCTAGTCACACAGATACTAGTGCTACAAATAGTAACACCAGCCCAGCCAGTCGTCTACATACAAATGAGAGCGCAGCTGGCCAGGTTGGTACAGGTGGGGTAGATCAGGAGAGGGTGGGGCTGGTGGGAAGTGAGGAGGACCAGGGTGGGCAGGCCAGGCTCGGAGGAGGGGTAGTGAGCACCACCGAGGGACGGGCCACCAGCAGAGACACCAACAACCTGGTAGAAAACGGTACGCTACCCATTCTGCGGCTGGCACACTTCTTCTTGCTCAATGATGAGGAGGATGACGAACACCCTAGGGGCCTGACCAAAGAGCAGATTGACAATCTATCCACACGTACCTATGGTCAGGCCAGCCTGGAGGGGGAGATGGGTCGTGCATGCAGTGTCTGCATCAATGAGTATGCCCAGGGCAACAAGCTGCGTCGCCTGCCCTGCTCCCATGAATTCCACATCCACTGCATCGACCGCTGGCTCTCTGAAAACAACACCTGCCCAATTTGCAGGCAGCCCATACTCGCAGTGCATCATGACTGACCTATTTGCTGACAAACACAACTATCAAGTTCCTGGCTGGCTGAACTGAGCAGACCCAAGTGGGCTTTGCATGTACATAGCGCTTTCATGGTTTCATTTCTTTGAAAATATCCATTGTGTTGAAGGTTGAACCAAAAgtgcagaaaaaagaaactataAATGCAGAGAattaacaaaactttatttttttagactctttgttttgagcaacttattgttttattttcttcttcctgtgaCCTGTTTCACTGGTCTCTGTCACAAAGCTTCAGAGGCCCATGTCAGTGGATGGCATTAATGCTTAAGGAGTTCCTGTAGCCGCTGCTGACTAGTCTCACTTTAACTCTTTAATGTCTGATACATGTGACGTCTCTTTGTCACAACTGAACTACACAAATCACTTCTAGATGTGGTTTATTCAGTATAAGCTGTAAATAACTCACCACTGCTTGTATTTAAGGGTTTTGAAGCAAGACGCTCCTCACATGCCATTTGTTTAGAATGGAAGAAGGAaaccttcagtttttctttttacattcacCATTTTAAAGCTTCGACATCCATTTTAAAGTGTCCCTTTACAGTTGGATAAGAAATGTATGATTTATTGGGATGTGTATGAGCtatgtatttaattttgaaaCAAGTTTTATTCTGTATGCCTAGTAGTATTTATTTGTTAAGCCCTCTCTATACACTTGTCCCATATAATTGCAATACAGGATTCATCCATAAGTCACCCACTAAACTCAGCCCAATCATTAACATTACCCATATGAGCAGCACAATTCAAATGAAATGCAGAAGGCATGTGATAATCAGGAATTCAAAGTTGTAATTTAGTGTGAATGGTGCAATATGgagaaaaaatacagtatttgttttgctgttcaTTGTTGTTTACATTGTAATGCCTGATTATCATTTCCACTTAAAAACAAAGTCTTGTTTACCCTGAAATCAATGTTTCCTCTTGGTTACTGTTTCGAAAACATAACTTACATTGAGCAGTTAGCCTGATACATCTGCTGAGCAAAAACATggaattaaaaaatgaaaaatagatttttttagaGTTTATACAGTGGTCCAGCTAACTCTGAAATCCTTCTTCATCAGATAGGTGCTGGACAGTTGTTAATGTTTGGAGCATCTGTTGCAGTTTTGGCTCCAACACTGCATTTTCTGTTAATGAGAAACTGTTAACAACACATCTCTAATTGGGTCTTTCGCAGTGCAATGGTCGCAGTCTTTTTCAGTTCCAGTACCAGTGCAACACCTGAATGAGGCTGTGTTAGTAATATGATATTCCTGTATGCTCtttatggtttgtttttaaattacatgCACAGATATTGGAATTTCTAGTGTAGCATAGGTGGATTATTTAGCTGAAACACCTAGTCAGTGTGTTGCCACCAGGGTCACTTTGTTACATAAACAACAGTACACAGGAGCTACAACATATCTGCAGTTAACATGTCACTAATAAAACTGCAGGAATGATGCAGTATAATATGTCAGAATGTATGAGAGTGGGGTAAGTATGTATGGTttaattgtgtgtgcatgcgagtgtgtgtgggtgctgaAGGAAATGTCCAGTGTCCAAGTAAACCTGGTTCTCAGAAAGCTTCTGTTCAGCTAGTGTCCACCGGAGATTTGGAGAAGGTTCTGGCCACTCAGTGCAGAAGTGAATATTTATTCTGTTCCTATTTAATAAGATGGATATCAACTTTTGAAATATGAATATGTATTGTTACAGTGTGATGAGAGTAAATGAATCAGTTAAGATAAACATGTTACTATGTAATAAAATGAAGACATGGGTTTTCTTCTCTGCTCCTTAACAATGGAATAAAATGCAGCTTTGTTATGCCTGGAAATCTGGTGTATAtgggtatatactgtatgtgtggttttgtgtgcACACGCGCCACTGATGTCTGAAGAGAAGGCGGAGCGCG from Siniperca chuatsi isolate FFG_IHB_CAS linkage group LG19, ASM2008510v1, whole genome shotgun sequence encodes the following:
- the rnf6 gene encoding E3 ubiquitin-protein ligase RNF6 isoform X2, which gives rise to MLCYLGTNVAREVVFDGRCIVAPLVPSWFEREGRAKQTVHITAALSALFMVMDPPGGGDERRRQAERLRREEAYYHFINELSEEEYRLMRDSNLLGTPGEVTAEELRQRLDGAKERMSSQPRTEQRSQTADSGEQQGSSGGTEPGAETSNGDSLLEWLNTFRRTGNATRSGQSGNQTWRAVSRTNPNSGEFRFSLEININHDQPEPGEHNDTADTAELPVTAPNTTSPSIRTASSFSNPRPSATPRPTPYPTPRPALSRRMQTRRTRSSTTTLSMSPPALPAPVTTPAAAQRRGATLHSLAPAPTFPNPPLDQTTTSQHQALNAEVEQGSDDMSASIDCPRVSPQSGSQAPAVGHESRGSRTRSRGRARRAAAGGGVSSRLSRRSRSPLHRIPVASTTPPSSSGVSGSSIHTVEPGSGTSSVSMETGEAVAEPAALTEPAAETGERESESHVIGAGSSAVRRHPTIMLDLQVRRIRPGENRDRDSIASRTRSRARVAENTVTFESDSGGFRRTISRSERAGIRTYVSTIRIPLRRISETGLGEPNSTALRSILRQIMTGFGELSSLMETEADSETVAPSHTDTSATNSNTSPASRLHTNESAAGQVGTGGVDQERVGLVGSEEDQGGQARLGGGVVSTTEGRATSRDTNNLVENGTLPILRLAHFFLLNDEEDDEHPRGLTKEQIDNLSTRTYGQASLEGEMGRACSVCINEYAQGNKLRRLPCSHEFHIHCIDRWLSENNTCPICRQPILAVHHD
- the rnf6 gene encoding E3 ubiquitin-protein ligase RNF6 isoform X3, which encodes MVMDPPGGGDERRRQAERLRREEAYYHFINELSEEEYRLMRDSNLLGTPGEVTAEELRQRLDGAKERMSSQPRTEQRSQTADSGEQQGSSGEGEERGAGGRRGAGGTEPGAETSNGDSLLEWLNTFRRTGNATRSGQSGNQTWRAVSRTNPNSGEFRFSLEININHDQPEPGEHNDTADTAELPVTAPNTTSPSIRTASSFSNPRPSATPRPTPYPTPRPALSRRMQTRRTRSSTTTLSMSPPALPAPVTTPAAAQRRGATLHSLAPAPTFPNPPLDQTTTSQHQALNAEVEQGSDDMSASIDCPRVSPQSGSQAPAVGHESRGSRTRSRGRARRAAAGGGVSSRLSRRSRSPLHRIPVASTTPPSSSGVSGSSIHTVEPGSGTSSVSMETGEAVAEPAALTEPAAETGERESESHVIGAGSSAVRRHPTIMLDLQVRRIRPGENRDRDSIASRTRSRARVAENTVTFESDSGGFRRTISRSERAGIRTYVSTIRIPLRRISETGLGEPNSTALRSILRQIMTGFGELSSLMETEADSETVAPSHTDTSATNSNTSPASRLHTNESAAGQVGTGGVDQERVGLVGSEEDQGGQARLGGGVVSTTEGRATSRDTNNLVENGTLPILRLAHFFLLNDEEDDEHPRGLTKEQIDNLSTRTYGQASLEGEMGRACSVCINEYAQGNKLRRLPCSHEFHIHCIDRWLSENNTCPICRQPILAVHHD
- the rnf6 gene encoding E3 ubiquitin-protein ligase RNF6 isoform X1; the encoded protein is MLCYLGTNVAREVVFDGRCIVAPLVPSWFEREGRAKQTVHITAALSALFMVMDPPGGGDERRRQAERLRREEAYYHFINELSEEEYRLMRDSNLLGTPGEVTAEELRQRLDGAKERMSSQPRTEQRSQTADSGEQQGSSGEGEERGAGGRRGAGGTEPGAETSNGDSLLEWLNTFRRTGNATRSGQSGNQTWRAVSRTNPNSGEFRFSLEININHDQPEPGEHNDTADTAELPVTAPNTTSPSIRTASSFSNPRPSATPRPTPYPTPRPALSRRMQTRRTRSSTTTLSMSPPALPAPVTTPAAAQRRGATLHSLAPAPTFPNPPLDQTTTSQHQALNAEVEQGSDDMSASIDCPRVSPQSGSQAPAVGHESRGSRTRSRGRARRAAAGGGVSSRLSRRSRSPLHRIPVASTTPPSSSGVSGSSIHTVEPGSGTSSVSMETGEAVAEPAALTEPAAETGERESESHVIGAGSSAVRRHPTIMLDLQVRRIRPGENRDRDSIASRTRSRARVAENTVTFESDSGGFRRTISRSERAGIRTYVSTIRIPLRRISETGLGEPNSTALRSILRQIMTGFGELSSLMETEADSETVAPSHTDTSATNSNTSPASRLHTNESAAGQVGTGGVDQERVGLVGSEEDQGGQARLGGGVVSTTEGRATSRDTNNLVENGTLPILRLAHFFLLNDEEDDEHPRGLTKEQIDNLSTRTYGQASLEGEMGRACSVCINEYAQGNKLRRLPCSHEFHIHCIDRWLSENNTCPICRQPILAVHHD